The following proteins are co-located in the Noviherbaspirillum sp. UKPF54 genome:
- a CDS encoding 3'-5' exonuclease has product MGRDSTSTKETISDALEVLEAHPDYRIIRRIVPRERYAESEAGMLLKAAIVDTETTGTNHDQDKIIELGMVLFEYDPETGQAYRVLKTFNELEDPGFPIPPEATAVNGITDAMLAGKRIDDVAVEAFLEGVSLVIAHNSAFDRVFLEKRLPMFERLHWGCSLSQVSWREEGIGSAKLDYIAFQNGLFYEAHRAEADCVALLEVLQQPLPKSGELALKAILKQSSEKSYRVFAIRSPFESKDLLKGRGYRWDAERKCWHHTVTGAEAIKSEVAWLKDNVYDGRSVELEFEVLDGLTRFSSRPGKKVMKQI; this is encoded by the coding sequence ATGGGAAGAGACTCGACATCAACAAAAGAGACAATTTCAGATGCACTTGAAGTGCTGGAGGCGCATCCTGATTACAGGATAATTCGGCGAATTGTCCCGCGTGAGAGGTATGCAGAATCCGAAGCAGGCATGCTACTGAAGGCGGCCATTGTCGATACGGAGACCACGGGAACCAATCATGACCAAGACAAAATTATTGAGCTTGGCATGGTGCTGTTTGAATATGACCCGGAAACAGGCCAAGCTTACCGGGTGCTGAAAACGTTCAACGAACTTGAAGACCCCGGCTTCCCGATTCCGCCTGAAGCCACAGCTGTCAATGGCATAACTGACGCCATGCTTGCAGGCAAGCGCATCGATGATGTAGCGGTTGAGGCTTTCTTGGAGGGAGTGAGTCTCGTCATTGCCCACAACTCAGCGTTCGACCGCGTGTTTCTGGAGAAGAGATTGCCGATGTTCGAGCGCCTGCATTGGGGATGCTCATTGTCGCAGGTCAGCTGGAGAGAAGAGGGTATTGGTAGCGCGAAGCTTGACTATATTGCGTTCCAAAACGGACTTTTTTATGAAGCGCATCGAGCCGAGGCCGACTGCGTGGCTTTACTGGAAGTTCTGCAGCAACCGCTGCCGAAATCCGGAGAGCTTGCGTTGAAAGCAATTCTCAAGCAATCAAGTGAGAAGAGCTATCGGGTGTTTGCAATCAGGTCTCCATTTGAGTCCAAGGACCTGCTCAAGGGGCGCGGATACCGATGGGACGCAGAGAGAAAATGTTGGCATCACACAGTCACCGGTGCTGAGGCCATCAAAAGCGAAGTCGCCTGGCTGAAGGACAACGTCTATGACGGGCGTAGCGTGGAGCTGGAATTCGAAGTACTAGATGGCCTGACGCGGTTCTCGAGTAGGCCTGGGAAAAAGGTAATGAAACAAATCTAG
- a CDS encoding HNH endonuclease: protein MAANPPTPEAQLQFLSKLQRVFAEGDFAATYKFALLIALADLAVELGADDGEELILTTRQIGLRFISLYWKHSLPYGNGRPDSAAGILSQNNGTQAAVVSAITGFREQTNVPTFLAATLHPGFNSLLSSVAATVSAQPLSYLQNFGGGTDEFIYERAGAGKVRLKPGMGYCLRRFYSLVQQLARAHWVGHIKGNRRNVAILGEADDLEEFLFATSRQSLELMGAGLRKLDGARCFYCGHSLNAADVDHYIPFAQYPRDLAHNFVLAHPGCNRSKSDTLAALPHLERWLERLQAKSDALAEIGTAAGFLTDSRVARQVGAWAYSNAVASGGQAWLATNDYHPIDQRYADYFHSVVGL from the coding sequence GTGGCTGCCAATCCACCAACCCCAGAAGCGCAACTTCAGTTTCTTAGCAAACTGCAACGCGTCTTTGCTGAAGGCGACTTCGCCGCCACATACAAATTCGCACTGCTTATCGCACTCGCGGACTTGGCGGTTGAATTGGGGGCTGACGATGGAGAGGAACTGATTCTGACGACGCGTCAAATCGGCCTACGGTTCATTTCCCTCTACTGGAAGCACTCACTACCTTACGGTAACGGACGACCAGACAGTGCGGCTGGCATCCTGAGTCAGAACAACGGTACGCAAGCTGCCGTGGTGTCGGCCATCACCGGCTTTCGCGAACAGACGAACGTCCCAACGTTCCTGGCTGCTACGTTACATCCCGGCTTCAACAGCCTTTTAAGCTCTGTGGCGGCAACAGTATCGGCACAGCCTCTGAGCTATCTTCAGAACTTCGGAGGTGGCACGGACGAGTTCATCTACGAGAGAGCTGGCGCAGGCAAGGTACGGCTTAAACCAGGCATGGGATACTGCCTGCGTCGCTTCTACTCGTTGGTCCAGCAACTTGCTCGAGCGCATTGGGTCGGACACATCAAAGGTAACCGCAGAAATGTGGCGATTCTTGGCGAAGCTGACGACCTTGAGGAATTTCTGTTCGCCACCTCGAGGCAGTCGCTTGAATTGATGGGCGCCGGCTTGCGCAAACTCGATGGAGCACGATGCTTTTACTGCGGGCATAGCCTCAACGCGGCAGATGTGGACCACTACATTCCATTTGCTCAGTATCCAAGAGACCTCGCACATAACTTCGTGCTCGCACACCCAGGATGCAACCGTAGCAAATCAGATACTCTCGCCGCATTACCTCATCTGGAGCGATGGCTGGAGCGCTTGCAGGCTAAATCTGATGCGTTGGCCGAGATTGGAACTGCTGCGGGCTTTCTCACTGACTCGCGAGTTGCAAGGCAAGTTGGAGCTTGGGCGTACTCAAATGCAGTTGCATCTGGTGGCCAGGCATGGCTAGCCACAAATGACTACCACCCTATTGACCAACGCTACGCCGACTACTTCCATAGCGTTGTAGGGTTGTAG
- a CDS encoding kinase, producing the protein MKVVYSSEREPQQLGELLAKGGEGEIYPLRDRPEILIKIYHDAILKKRGKDLQDKVQAMRQVTELRNNRKLSWPLIPVYDAQQRWVGYAMYRAKGIPMAKLAHAMLYQKNFPGLNRRKVAGYLLNLLETTRFLHNHGVMIGDCNLQNILCDPNSEDVVLIDCDSYQLSVSGKHYPCPVGMADMTPKEQQGKDFSKVLRTEESEAFSIAIIMFMSLMLGRHPYDIQGGTERAENLRRAAFAYGKGNKGIPKGRWYNIWSHMPHKLKELFIRTFTDGAEAPQHRATLAEWIEALTLYRKEIDKGWHEVAMAPTEPKKSEYRGSRVGVQA; encoded by the coding sequence ATGAAAGTCGTCTATAGCAGCGAGCGTGAGCCTCAACAACTAGGGGAGTTACTCGCAAAGGGGGGCGAAGGTGAAATCTATCCCTTGCGTGACCGCCCCGAAATTCTCATTAAAATCTACCACGATGCAATACTGAAAAAACGCGGTAAGGACTTGCAAGACAAGGTGCAAGCCATGCGCCAAGTCACTGAGTTGCGAAATAACCGCAAGCTCTCTTGGCCTTTGATTCCCGTGTATGACGCCCAACAAAGATGGGTGGGCTATGCCATGTATCGAGCCAAAGGCATACCGATGGCAAAGCTCGCCCATGCCATGCTCTATCAAAAAAATTTTCCGGGCCTCAACCGCCGTAAGGTGGCGGGGTATCTGCTGAATTTACTGGAGACGACTCGTTTTTTGCATAATCATGGTGTCATGATTGGGGACTGTAATCTTCAAAATATCCTTTGTGACCCCAATAGCGAAGATGTCGTGCTGATTGACTGTGACAGTTATCAACTATCAGTCAGCGGAAAACACTACCCCTGCCCCGTCGGTATGGCGGACATGACGCCTAAGGAGCAGCAGGGAAAAGATTTCAGCAAAGTGCTTCGGACGGAGGAGAGTGAAGCATTTTCCATTGCCATCATTATGTTTATGTCGCTGATGTTGGGCAGGCACCCATATGACATTCAAGGCGGCACTGAACGTGCAGAAAATCTACGCCGTGCAGCTTTTGCCTATGGTAAAGGCAACAAAGGTATTCCTAAAGGGCGCTGGTATAACATCTGGAGCCATATGCCTCACAAGTTGAAGGAACTTTTCATTCGTACTTTCACCGACGGAGCAGAAGCCCCTCAGCATCGGGCTACGCTAGCTGAGTGGATAGAAGCTCTGACACTTTATCGCAAAGAAATTGACAAGGGCTGGCATGAAGTGGCAATGGCACCAACAGAACCGAAGAAAAGTGAATATCGCGGCTCACGGGTCGGTGTTCAGGCATAA
- a CDS encoding HAD domain-containing protein → MLYLDFDGVLHHSEVYWTPKRGIFIKDAPGRSLFEWMPVLEQLLEPHPDVKIVLSTSWCVVRSFNFAKKQLSTGLRERVIGATYHRRHMPLDSFDMLGRGGQVIVDTKRRGLAREEWVALDDDWARWPDWCYEGNFIGTAGETGLSDPAVQAQVRAWLERF, encoded by the coding sequence GTGCTATATCTGGACTTCGACGGTGTTCTGCACCACAGCGAGGTCTACTGGACTCCGAAACGCGGCATCTTCATTAAAGATGCCCCAGGACGCTCCCTGTTCGAATGGATGCCTGTCCTGGAGCAACTATTAGAGCCACACCCTGACGTCAAAATTGTTTTGTCTACGAGCTGGTGCGTGGTTCGGTCGTTTAATTTTGCGAAGAAGCAGCTGAGTACAGGGCTGCGCGAGCGTGTGATTGGTGCGACATACCACCGGCGACACATGCCACTAGACTCGTTTGACATGCTAGGGCGGGGCGGACAGGTTATTGTCGACACCAAACGGCGTGGGCTTGCGCGCGAAGAGTGGGTAGCGCTCGATGACGATTGGGCGCGGTGGCCCGATTGGTGCTACGAGGGCAATTTCATTGGAACGGCGGGCGAAACAGGGCTGAGCGACCCGGCTGTGCAGGCGCAGGTGCGGGCGTGGCTTGAGAGGTTCTAG
- a CDS encoding VWA domain-containing protein — protein sequence MPHELAISTDLIDNPSPRCPCMVVLDTSGSMGGGVFSGLFSSGNSNTPIAQLNKGMSTFLEALQADEIASYSVDVGVITAGGTVQEVLPFTTAVQIENIQPFQANGQTPLGGAVELALKRLEERKAEYKRNGVAYYQPWLVVISDGEPSDKGTWQHAAQIAKTLSNERKLVSLMVGVEGADMNVLAQASNKPALKLDGLKFSEFFEWLSASMSRVSASTSTSASVQLPSVDSWASI from the coding sequence ATGCCGCATGAACTTGCAATCTCTACTGATTTGATTGACAACCCTTCGCCTCGCTGCCCATGCATGGTTGTGCTCGACACTTCTGGTTCAATGGGCGGTGGCGTATTCAGTGGTTTATTTAGTTCCGGAAACAGCAACACACCAATTGCGCAATTGAATAAGGGAATGTCAACTTTTTTGGAGGCTTTACAAGCAGATGAAATTGCATCTTATTCTGTTGACGTTGGTGTAATTACGGCTGGTGGTACGGTGCAGGAAGTTCTACCTTTCACAACCGCCGTGCAAATTGAAAATATTCAGCCATTTCAAGCCAACGGCCAAACTCCTTTGGGCGGTGCGGTTGAACTTGCATTGAAGCGATTGGAAGAGCGGAAGGCGGAATACAAACGCAACGGCGTAGCGTATTACCAACCTTGGTTGGTGGTTATCAGCGACGGTGAGCCATCAGATAAGGGCACTTGGCAGCATGCCGCCCAAATTGCCAAAACACTGTCCAACGAACGAAAATTGGTTTCCCTGATGGTCGGCGTTGAAGGCGCAGATATGAATGTCTTGGCACAAGCATCCAATAAACCCGCATTGAAACTGGATGGCTTGAAATTCTCCGAGTTCTTCGAGTGGCTCTCCGCCAGTATGAGCCGAGTTTCAGCCTCCACATCAACTAGCGCTTCAGTCCAACTTCCCAGCGTGGACAGTTGGGCAAGTATTTAA
- a CDS encoding 3'-5' exoribonuclease domain-containing protein, which translates to MRVYFDTEFEGLFHDAALISIGMVDSAGQTFYAELSDTYSPERCSDLCRREVLPLLEGAACEMILADLRVALRNWLSGRGEDVVLICDSQRDVEQLKISFPSGLPTNCSCRTLSWLEQLRRRFFNIRRRLHIKHGLRAHHALDDALVNQMIFEGR; encoded by the coding sequence GTGCGAGTTTATTTCGATACAGAGTTTGAAGGACTGTTCCACGACGCGGCGCTGATTTCAATCGGCATGGTGGATAGCGCCGGTCAGACATTTTATGCGGAGTTGTCGGACACATACAGCCCAGAGCGATGCAGTGATTTGTGTCGGCGTGAGGTCTTACCTTTGCTCGAGGGGGCCGCATGCGAGATGATACTCGCAGACCTCCGCGTGGCGTTGCGGAATTGGTTGTCTGGTCGCGGCGAGGACGTAGTGCTGATTTGTGACTCTCAGCGAGACGTTGAACAGCTCAAAATTTCGTTTCCAAGTGGGCTGCCGACAAACTGCAGTTGCAGAACACTGTCGTGGCTGGAGCAACTGCGTCGTCGATTCTTCAACATCAGGCGCAGACTGCACATAAAACACGGACTGCGAGCGCATCATGCGTTAGATGATGCGCTCGTCAACCAAATGATTTTCGAAGGGCGCTAA
- a CDS encoding HIT family protein: protein MTCPFCSLPSVRIVEQNKYARWIYDGFPVSPGHSLIIPNRHIGSFFEATQEERMAILSLLDRAKAVVAHEFQPDGFNIGINDGPAAGQTVPHLHLHLIPRYKGDVEDARGGVRWVIPDKADYWSAR, encoded by the coding sequence ATGACCTGCCCCTTCTGCTCCCTTCCCTCCGTACGCATCGTTGAGCAAAATAAGTATGCTCGCTGGATTTACGATGGTTTCCCGGTGTCTCCCGGACACAGCCTTATTATTCCGAATCGACACATTGGGTCATTTTTCGAAGCAACTCAGGAAGAGCGGATGGCAATACTGTCTCTACTGGATAGGGCAAAAGCAGTAGTAGCGCACGAGTTTCAACCAGATGGCTTCAACATTGGCATCAATGATGGGCCGGCTGCGGGTCAAACTGTTCCCCATCTTCACCTTCATTTGATACCGCGATACAAAGGGGATGTTGAGGATGCACGCGGCGGCGTACGGTGGGTCATACCAGACAAAGCCGACTACTGGTCTGCTCGATAG
- a CDS encoding UvrD-helicase domain-containing protein: MTSIQNSWRPSTLGRVLTRSPEWELSISAQRFQLAFGSQKYQGAVLDLGRLQVTPGTFWSGISVPISNARMATLDGIPNATAKEMAQAIAQAIRRVRVAELIQNFDAAMQPVSAWASNAREACKTQLVTKGWVTHEFKQTQSELKPRGLAELLSEPEVVKHLERQPQPLKDAVSLWKSNFTEVADDINARHLAKELLEFKSFFDQVEKSPLTEEQAKAVICFDNRVLLVASAGSGKTSTMVAKAGYALKKGYFEADRILLLAFNKDAAAELRERIKTRLEPLGLPADKVAAKTFHAFGLDIIGAATGKRPSVAPWLESGQDLEMLLELVDELKDRDDAFRTNWDLFRVVFGQDLPKFGKEQDSPDSWDRDRKEAGFWTLNGDVVKSRGEQLIANWMFYNGVKYEYESSYRIDTADAQHRQYRPDFYLPDVDVYLEHWAVDEEGEPPPEFTGYKEGMVWKRQVHATNGTKLLETTMAELWSGKAFRYLTQELTKLGITLDPNPDREGKGRKPIDNPRLARTFRAFLTHAKSNRLSVATLKHRLDVGLAGHFRFRHQMFLELFEKVWTAWEARLKAERCIDFEDMLGLAADCVEFGQWQSPYELVMVDEFQDVSQARARLVASLLKSPGRCLFAVGDDWQSINRFAGADLGVMTDFDEKFGKAVTLKLETTFRCPQSLCDISSSFVQKNPQQLRKKVRSSKPDIEQPIRIIRVNEEAKIKAAIANRIQELADGYATLSKPLRVYVLGRYRKEREHLPIRPTDGRVQLEFVTAHSSKGLEADHVIVPRMTSETLGFPSHIEDDPVLQLAMPGGDSFEDAEERRLFYVALTRARSTVTLITLAHKESPFIAELVKDYQLQVLDLDGEVGASQVCPSCEEGFMVQKTGPYGPFLSCNRFPKCRHKEKIQPSEQHNSVHRGGGRASQRGSAKSR; the protein is encoded by the coding sequence ATGACATCAATACAGAATTCTTGGCGACCTTCGACATTAGGGAGGGTGCTTACTCGGTCTCCAGAATGGGAGCTGTCAATTTCAGCCCAACGATTTCAGCTCGCGTTCGGCAGCCAGAAATATCAAGGGGCGGTGCTGGATTTGGGACGCCTACAGGTTACGCCAGGAACATTCTGGTCAGGTATCTCAGTCCCCATATCTAATGCACGTATGGCTACCTTGGATGGCATTCCAAATGCCACAGCCAAGGAGATGGCACAGGCAATTGCTCAAGCAATTCGGCGAGTTAGAGTTGCTGAACTCATCCAGAACTTTGATGCTGCTATGCAGCCAGTTTCTGCTTGGGCCAGTAATGCTCGTGAAGCTTGTAAGACGCAACTGGTGACCAAGGGTTGGGTAACGCATGAGTTCAAACAGACCCAGTCAGAGCTTAAACCTAGAGGCCTAGCAGAATTGCTATCTGAGCCAGAGGTAGTGAAGCATCTAGAACGACAGCCTCAGCCATTAAAGGATGCTGTCTCTCTCTGGAAGAGTAATTTCACTGAAGTTGCGGATGATATCAATGCGCGACATCTGGCCAAAGAGCTACTGGAGTTCAAGTCTTTCTTTGACCAGGTAGAGAAATCGCCCCTAACTGAAGAGCAGGCCAAGGCAGTCATTTGCTTTGACAACCGGGTGCTGCTGGTCGCATCTGCAGGTTCGGGAAAGACTTCCACTATGGTGGCTAAGGCTGGTTACGCGTTAAAGAAGGGGTACTTTGAAGCAGACCGAATTCTGCTCCTTGCCTTCAACAAAGACGCAGCTGCCGAGCTTCGCGAACGTATCAAGACTCGCCTTGAGCCGCTCGGGCTGCCTGCTGACAAGGTGGCTGCGAAGACATTCCACGCCTTTGGTCTGGATATTATCGGCGCTGCAACCGGAAAGCGGCCAAGTGTCGCTCCTTGGTTGGAAAGCGGGCAGGACTTGGAAATGCTTCTTGAATTGGTCGATGAACTCAAAGACCGTGATGATGCCTTCAGGACTAACTGGGACTTGTTCAGGGTCGTATTCGGGCAGGACTTGCCTAAATTCGGTAAGGAGCAGGATTCCCCTGATTCATGGGATAGGGACCGCAAGGAAGCTGGCTTCTGGACGTTGAATGGTGACGTCGTGAAGAGCCGTGGTGAGCAGCTCATTGCAAACTGGATGTTCTACAACGGCGTCAAATACGAATACGAATCCTCCTACCGGATTGATACCGCCGACGCACAACATCGGCAATATCGGCCCGATTTTTACCTCCCGGATGTAGACGTCTATTTGGAGCACTGGGCAGTAGATGAGGAGGGGGAGCCACCTCCCGAGTTTACGGGCTACAAGGAAGGCATGGTCTGGAAGCGCCAGGTGCATGCGACCAATGGCACAAAGCTCCTCGAAACGACAATGGCAGAACTGTGGAGCGGTAAGGCATTCCGCTATTTGACACAGGAACTGACAAAGCTAGGTATTACCCTCGACCCGAATCCGGACCGTGAGGGGAAAGGGAGAAAGCCAATTGATAATCCAAGGCTGGCGCGCACATTCCGGGCCTTCCTAACCCACGCCAAGAGCAATCGGCTGTCGGTTGCGACTTTGAAGCACCGACTTGATGTCGGTTTGGCTGGCCACTTCCGTTTTCGACATCAGATGTTCCTGGAGCTGTTCGAGAAAGTATGGACAGCCTGGGAAGCACGCCTGAAAGCTGAGCGATGCATCGACTTTGAGGACATGCTCGGCCTCGCTGCGGATTGTGTAGAGTTTGGTCAGTGGCAAAGTCCCTACGAGCTGGTGATGGTTGATGAATTCCAAGACGTTAGCCAAGCGCGTGCCCGCCTGGTTGCCAGCTTGTTGAAATCCCCCGGGCGATGTCTTTTTGCCGTGGGTGATGATTGGCAAAGCATCAACCGGTTTGCCGGGGCCGACTTGGGGGTAATGACCGACTTTGATGAAAAATTCGGTAAGGCGGTTACCCTCAAGCTGGAAACGACCTTCAGGTGCCCGCAGTCGCTTTGCGACATCAGCAGCTCTTTCGTTCAGAAAAACCCGCAGCAACTGCGAAAGAAGGTTAGGTCGTCAAAGCCTGATATTGAACAACCAATCAGGATTATTCGGGTTAATGAAGAGGCAAAGATTAAAGCTGCCATTGCCAACCGTATTCAGGAGCTAGCCGATGGATACGCAACACTTAGCAAGCCACTTCGTGTCTATGTTCTTGGCCGCTACCGAAAAGAAAGAGAGCATCTCCCGATTAGACCTACAGATGGCAGAGTGCAGCTTGAGTTCGTCACGGCTCATTCATCCAAAGGGCTGGAAGCTGACCATGTCATTGTCCCGAGGATGACTTCAGAGACTTTGGGGTTCCCGAGCCATATCGAGGATGACCCAGTGCTTCAGCTAGCGATGCCAGGAGGGGACTCGTTTGAAGATGCTGAAGAACGTCGATTGTTCTACGTTGCCCTGACCCGCGCTAGGAGCACTGTAACGTTGATTACATTGGCACACAAAGAATCTCCCTTTATTGCTGAATTGGTAAAAGACTATCAGCTCCAGGTTCTGGACCTGGATGGAGAGGTTGGCGCATCGCAGGTTTGCCCATCCTGCGAGGAAGGGTTCATGGTGCAAAAGACGGGACCCTATGGGCCATTCCTGAGTTGTAATCGATTCCCGAAGTGCCGCCACAAGGAAAAAATTCAACCTTCAGAACAGCACAACTCTGTACATCGCGGGGGTGGCAGAGCTTCTCAAAGAGGCTCTGCCAAGTCACGATAG
- a CDS encoding SHOCT domain-containing protein: MKTKGYWKFSVRKILALTLVSLITVGCAHPISVAPTLTNIENGSETRKIIEVSVGYYISTSAENLEVTTPGGGGDNIRYYPYKDIEAAYKDTLGGVFRKVTKVSTPTLRPDGDDKLDYVIEPTIVTNSGGSGFFTWPPTNFSVDITNRIIDSTGQLVASPRVLGIGTAETGERLVDHGIAGRRAMEDALSKMRASLLESKLGQKSTAAPVSTSTTPLASDVESRLARLAELKKKGLISPQEYEARRKVILESL; the protein is encoded by the coding sequence ATGAAAACCAAAGGCTATTGGAAATTCAGCGTTCGAAAAATCCTCGCTCTCACGCTTGTTTCTTTGATAACTGTTGGGTGTGCCCATCCAATCTCGGTCGCACCTACTCTGACCAACATCGAGAATGGTTCGGAAACTCGCAAAATAATCGAAGTAAGCGTTGGTTATTATATTTCTACAAGTGCCGAAAACTTGGAAGTCACGACGCCAGGAGGAGGCGGAGATAACATTCGGTACTACCCCTACAAAGATATTGAGGCCGCCTATAAAGATACGTTAGGCGGCGTTTTTCGCAAGGTCACTAAAGTCTCTACGCCCACCCTGAGGCCCGACGGCGACGACAAGCTTGATTACGTGATTGAACCGACCATTGTCACCAATTCTGGTGGCTCAGGATTTTTTACTTGGCCTCCGACAAATTTTTCTGTCGATATAACAAACAGAATTATTGACTCAACTGGTCAGCTTGTTGCGAGCCCCCGAGTATTGGGAATAGGCACTGCTGAGACAGGCGAAAGACTCGTTGACCATGGAATTGCGGGGCGGCGAGCAATGGAGGATGCGCTTAGCAAGATGAGAGCTTCGCTGCTGGAATCAAAATTGGGCCAAAAATCGACGGCAGCACCGGTCTCGACATCCACTACACCTTTGGCGTCAGATGTGGAAAGTCGCCTAGCTCGATTAGCTGAATTAAAAAAGAAAGGCCTGATTTCCCCCCAAGAGTATGAAGCACGGCGTAAGGTCATTCTGGAATCCCTATAA
- a CDS encoding PP2C family serine/threonine-protein phosphatase, translated as MKNREKLKLKKQPLETTATAVLATEGKVESTTAQTDAITDEPPRLDANEPPVSPPSSETLATFSKEEKFLYHPLTPSWLSQHEAIAGIKHRNMQPPLPCQDAAESGLAPMPFVIVADGAGSSPMSDLGAQSVVTALARLLKTLEVEVAGLLNQPQEAPDAGRRLSLMLVKHAMGVLMDLAQTHRRSVKDFRCTLLLAVIGKVNALWLKVGDGALVEEKMRIYPNNRLESEWRTLGAPGKGDFANETIFVDDRLQPDDVQSGLTSSADICALGAMSDGAALALVSNDGKQVAPRLSTWSNDLRTGKLKKSTLTASFYEADFSRRAMGDDCSIALVSCALKE; from the coding sequence ATGAAGAACAGAGAAAAGCTAAAATTGAAAAAGCAGCCTCTTGAGACTACGGCTACCGCAGTCCTAGCAACAGAGGGCAAAGTAGAAAGTACCACTGCACAAACTGATGCCATCACCGATGAGCCCCCACGACTCGATGCAAATGAGCCTCCTGTATCGCCCCCTTCATCCGAAACACTTGCAACTTTCTCAAAAGAAGAAAAGTTCCTATACCACCCGTTAACACCTAGTTGGTTATCTCAGCATGAAGCGATAGCAGGTATCAAGCATCGCAATATGCAACCACCTTTGCCCTGTCAAGACGCAGCGGAGAGTGGTCTTGCTCCCATGCCCTTTGTCATCGTTGCCGATGGCGCAGGAAGTTCGCCCATGTCAGACCTTGGAGCTCAATCCGTGGTCACTGCGTTAGCTCGCCTACTTAAGACCTTGGAGGTGGAAGTCGCTGGTCTACTTAATCAACCCCAGGAGGCGCCAGATGCTGGACGACGCCTCTCGCTTATGCTGGTTAAGCATGCAATGGGGGTTCTTATGGACTTGGCTCAAACCCATCGCCGCTCAGTTAAAGACTTTCGCTGCACGCTTTTATTGGCTGTTATCGGTAAGGTAAATGCATTGTGGCTCAAGGTAGGTGATGGCGCCCTGGTAGAAGAAAAGATGCGTATTTACCCTAATAACAGGCTTGAATCTGAATGGCGCACCTTGGGCGCTCCTGGCAAAGGTGACTTTGCCAATGAAACTATTTTTGTCGATGACCGTTTGCAGCCTGATGATGTTCAAAGCGGCCTCACATCTTCTGCCGATATTTGTGCTCTTGGCGCTATGAGCGATGGCGCTGCTTTGGCCTTAGTTTCAAATGATGGCAAACAAGTGGCTCCACGGCTATCAACTTGGTCGAATGATTTACGTACAGGAAAATTGAAAAAAAGCACGCTTACGGCAAGTTTTTACGAGGCTGATTTTTCTCGCCGGGCGATGGGTGATGATTGCTCAATAGCGCTGGTAAGTTGTGCTCTGAAAGAGTAG